A section of the Mastomys coucha isolate ucsf_1 unplaced genomic scaffold, UCSF_Mcou_1 pScaffold15, whole genome shotgun sequence genome encodes:
- the LOC116092096 gene encoding olfactory receptor 8K3-like yields MQMESQNFTVVTEFILGGITDRPELQIPLFGLFLIIYLISLVGNLGMIILTIVESRLQTPMYFFLRHLAITDLGYSTAIGPKMLANFVVSKNTISFHLCATQLAFFLLFIACELFILSVMSYDRYVAICNPLLYNVIMSQIICWVLVAIPYLYSVFISLIVTINIFSSSFCGYNVIPHFYCDGIPLISLLCTNTDKIGLIILILSAINLISSLLIILGSYLLIFRAILRMNSAEGRRKAFSTCGSHLTVVTVFYGTLIFMYVQPKNSHSFDTDKVASIFYTLIIPMLNPLIYSLRNKDVKYALRKTGKMIHNNF; encoded by the coding sequence ATGCAGATGGAGAGCCAAAACTTCACAGTGGTGACTGAATTCATCCTGGGGGGCATCACTGACCGCCCTGAGCTGCAGATCCCATTGTTTGGACTGTTTCTCATCATCTATTTGATCTCACTGGTTGGCAACTTGGGCATGATCATTCTTACAATAGTGGAATCAAGACTGCAAACGCCCATGTACTTCTTTCTCAGACACCTGGCTATTACAGATCTTGGTTATTCAACTGCTATCGGACCTAAAATGTTAGCAAATTTTGTTGTCAGCAAAAATacaatttcctttcatctttgtgCTACACAATTagccttcttccttctgttcATTGCTTGTGAACTGTTTATTCTATCTGTGAtgtcctatgaccgctatgtagcTATCTGCAACCCTCTGCTCTACAATGTCATCATGTCACAAATTATATGTTGGGTACTCGTGGCAATCCCATACctttacagtgtatttatttctcttatagTCACCATAAATATCTTCTCTTCATCCTTCTGTGGCTACAATGTCATCCCTCATTTCTACTGTGATGGTATTCCCTTGATATCACTACTCTGCACAAATACAGATAAAATCGGactgataattttaattttatctgctATTAACTTGATTTCCTCTCTTCTGATAATCCTTGGCTCCTACCTGCTCATCTTCAGAGCTATTCTCAGGATGAACTCTGCTGAGGGCAGGCGGAAGGCTTTCTCCACCTGTGGATCACATCTGACTGTGGTCACTGTCTTCTATGGGACtttgatttttatgtatgtacaaCCTAAAAACAGTCACTCCTTTGACACTGACAAAGTGGCTTCCATCTTCTATACATTAATTATCCCTATGTTAAATCCTCTGATCTACAGCTTAAGAAACAAAGATGTAAAATATGCTCTTAGAAAGACAGGGAAAATGATACACAATAATTTCTAA